A stretch of Methylogaea oryzae DNA encodes these proteins:
- a CDS encoding RnfH family protein, which yields MNVGICYADSDRQLWLRLEVPDGSSVEQAIRQSGILERFPEIDLESQKVGVFGKFAKLDAALNDGDRVEIYRPIVADPKTVRRRRVERED from the coding sequence ATGAACGTGGGCATTTGCTACGCCGACAGCGACCGGCAACTGTGGCTGCGCCTGGAAGTGCCGGACGGCAGTTCGGTGGAACAGGCCATCCGCCAGTCGGGCATCCTGGAGCGCTTTCCGGAAATCGACCTGGAAAGCCAGAAAGTGGGCGTGTTCGGCAAATTCGCCAAGCTGGACGCCGCTCTCAACGACGGCGACCGGGTGGAGATCTACCGCCCCATCGTCGCCGACCCCAAAACCGTGCGGCGCCGCCGCGTCGAGCGCGAGGACTGA
- a CDS encoding SIR2 family protein, producing MSEFAEIIAGIQAGSVVPYIGPGAVADARHAVTGQPMPADSHSLILAMNNGQPMAPKLMYEFPRAAMNLELKRGRSFIERFLTETYSARYSRAAVHDWIKAIKPRYVIDINRDTQLQDSYADTPYTLIVGIARVGGTDYRFKLYHYDGSAYTEVVQEQVDASLPILFKPMGTPRPEPSFIASDADYVDYITELMGGFAIPSFLKEHRKGKRYLFIGVPMNRDTERMVLSDIVYGAAEPKGWVLNPSPTEKERGFCNKLGLSIIHADAADLLSQVEKSRTAA from the coding sequence ATGTCCGAATTCGCCGAAATCATCGCCGGCATCCAAGCCGGCAGCGTCGTCCCCTACATCGGTCCCGGCGCCGTGGCCGACGCCCGCCACGCCGTCACCGGCCAGCCCATGCCGGCCGACAGCCACAGCCTGATCCTGGCCATGAACAACGGCCAGCCCATGGCGCCCAAACTCATGTACGAATTCCCCCGTGCCGCCATGAATCTGGAGCTGAAGCGCGGCCGCAGTTTCATCGAGCGCTTCCTCACGGAAACCTACAGCGCCCGCTACAGCCGCGCCGCCGTGCACGACTGGATCAAGGCGATCAAGCCGCGCTATGTCATCGACATCAACCGCGACACCCAGTTGCAGGATTCCTACGCCGACACGCCCTACACCCTCATCGTCGGCATCGCCCGCGTCGGCGGCACGGATTACCGCTTCAAGCTCTACCACTACGACGGCAGCGCTTACACCGAAGTCGTCCAGGAGCAGGTGGATGCCAGCCTGCCCATCCTGTTCAAGCCCATGGGCACGCCCCGGCCGGAACCGTCCTTCATCGCCTCGGACGCCGACTACGTGGACTACATCACCGAGCTGATGGGCGGTTTCGCCATCCCGTCCTTCCTCAAGGAACACCGCAAGGGCAAGCGATATTTGTTCATCGGCGTGCCCATGAACCGCGATACGGAACGCATGGTGCTCAGCGACATCGTCTACGGCGCCGCCGAACCCAAGGGCTGGGTGCTCAATCCTTCCCCCACCGAGAAGGAACGCGGCTTCTGCAACAAGCTGGGCCTGTCCATCATCCACGCCGACGCGGCCGATCTGTTGTCCCAGGTGGAAAAGAGCCGCACCGCGGCCTAA
- a CDS encoding nitrogen fixation protein NifQ, producing MHVPRRETVYADLKARAPADDPNGHWLSQLYASWMAGEGGLPHYLGLEPETFWALTDWYFPGARINGVAPSGQHADYSRMLERDDLRRQLLGHAARPEATELPWLADILVAGCMGGDHLWQDLGFWSRADLSGFIAHNFPSLAALNSRDMKWKKFLYKQLCEAEGIYVCRAPSCEVCIDYPKCFGPEE from the coding sequence GTGCACGTGCCGCGCCGCGAGACGGTGTATGCCGACCTCAAGGCGCGCGCCCCGGCGGACGACCCCAACGGCCACTGGCTGTCCCAGCTTTATGCCAGCTGGATGGCCGGGGAGGGGGGCTTGCCCCACTACCTGGGTTTGGAGCCGGAAACATTCTGGGCCCTGACCGATTGGTATTTCCCCGGCGCCCGCATCAACGGCGTGGCGCCGTCCGGCCAGCATGCCGACTACAGCCGCATGCTGGAACGGGACGACCTGCGCCGTCAGCTGCTGGGTCACGCAGCCCGGCCGGAGGCGACGGAGCTGCCCTGGCTGGCCGACATCCTGGTGGCCGGCTGCATGGGGGGCGACCATTTGTGGCAGGACCTGGGATTTTGGTCCCGCGCCGATCTGTCCGGCTTCATCGCCCACAATTTTCCAAGCCTGGCGGCCCTGAACAGCCGCGACATGAAGTGGAAAAAGTTTCTCTACAAGCAATTGTGCGAGGCGGAAGGCATTTACGTGTGCCGCGCGCCCAGTTGCGAAGTGTGCATCGACTACCCCAAGTGCTTTGGGCCGGAAGAGTGA
- a CDS encoding 2Fe-2S iron-sulfur cluster-binding protein: MANITFSNPDYKDKTVYAVAGSHTQTILKLALENKIPINFNCQDGECGTCLVKVTSLDKKTRMGGPLTEKEKSILVQLNKLTKEAVDKMAVDDLPSDWRLACQVIVRDEDVLVEY, translated from the coding sequence ATGGCGAACATTACTTTCAGCAACCCGGACTACAAGGACAAAACCGTCTATGCCGTCGCCGGCAGCCATACCCAGACCATTCTCAAGCTGGCGCTGGAAAACAAGATCCCCATCAACTTCAACTGCCAGGACGGCGAGTGCGGCACTTGTTTGGTGAAAGTCACCAGCCTGGACAAAAAGACCCGCATGGGCGGCCCGCTCACCGAAAAGGAAAAGAGCATCCTGGTGCAATTGAACAAGCTCACCAAGGAGGCGGTGGACAAAATGGCGGTGGACGATTTGCCCAGCGATTGGCGCCTGGCCTGCCAGGTGATCGTGCGCGACGAAGATGTGCTGGTCGAATACTAA
- a CDS encoding 2Fe-2S iron-sulfur cluster-binding protein: protein MAKATITFEDINVTVTVPAGTRVIEISEKVGAGITYGCREGDCGTCIMQVTEGWNNLSEPSVLEDKILRDNYAGKHNRLACQAQVLGGKISVKPA, encoded by the coding sequence ATGGCTAAAGCCACCATCACGTTCGAAGACATCAACGTCACCGTCACCGTGCCGGCCGGCACCCGCGTCATCGAAATATCGGAGAAGGTCGGTGCCGGCATCACTTACGGCTGCCGGGAAGGCGACTGCGGCACCTGCATCATGCAGGTCACGGAGGGATGGAACAACCTCAGTGAGCCGTCGGTGCTGGAGGACAAGATCCTGCGCGACAACTACGCCGGCAAGCACAACCGCCTAGCCTGCCAGGCCCAGGTGCTGGGCGGCAAGATTTCCGTGAAACCCGCCTGA
- a CDS encoding FprA family A-type flavoprotein, which yields MSAAAQPMPAGIGAVPLSERVHWVGALDPGLRTFDIILKTANGTTYNAYTVRGSAGVAVIDTVKDGFAADFFRRLETVCDYGEIKAVVLNHLEPDHSGALPELLRRAPQARLYVSFQAQLVLKGLIKRDGLEYTAVTTGDSVSLGDRSLQFLHTPFLHWPDTQCSYLPEEGTLFSGDLFGCHYCDARLFNDRVGDFRFSFEYYYAHIMRPFKAHVLKALRLIEPLPLSVIAPAHGPILRDQPERYAQRYRELSTPRLQNEMGADERSLLIFYISSYGNTARMAEAVYEGAQEVAGVRVSLHDLEACDTASMVDLIEEADGLALGSPTINGDAVKPVWDLLSSLAVIDLKGKTGAAFGSYGWSGEAVRLIEERLRGLKLQVPVAGLRLKLIPTDGELEQCRAYGRQLARALAGPQVAGVGTLAQASA from the coding sequence ATGAGCGCCGCCGCCCAGCCCATGCCGGCCGGCATCGGCGCCGTGCCTTTGTCGGAGCGGGTGCACTGGGTCGGCGCCCTCGATCCGGGACTGCGCACCTTCGACATCATCCTCAAGACCGCCAACGGCACCACCTACAACGCCTACACGGTGCGCGGCAGCGCAGGCGTGGCGGTGATCGACACGGTGAAGGACGGCTTCGCCGCCGACTTTTTCCGCCGCCTGGAGACGGTCTGCGACTACGGCGAGATCAAGGCGGTGGTGCTCAACCACTTGGAGCCGGACCACTCCGGTGCCTTGCCGGAGCTGTTGCGCCGCGCGCCCCAGGCGCGGCTTTACGTATCGTTTCAGGCCCAGTTGGTGTTGAAGGGCCTCATCAAGCGGGACGGCCTGGAATATACCGCGGTGACCACCGGCGACAGCGTTTCCCTGGGGGACCGCAGCCTGCAATTCCTGCACACGCCGTTCTTGCACTGGCCGGACACCCAATGCAGTTATCTGCCGGAGGAGGGCACGCTGTTTTCCGGCGACCTGTTCGGTTGCCATTACTGCGACGCCCGCTTGTTCAACGACCGGGTGGGCGATTTCCGCTTTTCCTTCGAATACTACTACGCCCACATCATGCGGCCGTTCAAAGCCCATGTGCTGAAGGCGTTGCGCCTGATCGAACCCTTGCCGCTGTCGGTCATCGCCCCGGCCCATGGCCCCATCCTGCGCGACCAGCCCGAGCGCTACGCGCAGCGCTACCGCGAGCTGTCCACGCCGCGCTTGCAGAACGAGATGGGGGCGGACGAACGCTCGCTTTTGATCTTTTACATCAGTTCCTACGGCAACACCGCCCGCATGGCCGAGGCCGTGTACGAGGGCGCTCAGGAGGTGGCGGGCGTGCGGGTGTCCCTGCACGACCTAGAGGCTTGCGACACCGCTTCCATGGTGGACCTGATCGAGGAGGCCGACGGTCTGGCGCTGGGCTCGCCCACCATCAACGGCGATGCCGTCAAGCCGGTGTGGGATTTGCTCTCGTCCCTCGCCGTCATCGATTTGAAAGGCAAGACCGGCGCCGCCTTCGGCTCCTACGGCTGGAGCGGCGAAGCGGTGCGGCTCATCGAGGAGCGCTTGCGCGGCCTCAAGTTGCAAGTGCCGGTGGCGGGGTTGAGGCTCAAGCTGATTCCCACCGACGGCGAGCTGGAGCAATGCCGCGCCTACGGCCGGCAATTGGCCCGCGCCCTAGCCGGGCCGCAGGTTGCGGGCGTCGGAACCCTGGCCCAGGCAAGCGCATAA
- a CDS encoding ArsC/Spx/MgsR family protein: MATVLFWEKPGCVNNARQKRLLQEAGHTVLARDLLAEPWTAQSLRPFFGRLPVADWFNRAAPGVKDGSVLPECLDEETALALMVSQPLLIRRPLMQVGDQRRTGFVPETVAAWIGLRPAAAPRGDLESCPKGHAETAGGCP; encoded by the coding sequence ATGGCCACCGTGCTGTTCTGGGAAAAGCCCGGCTGCGTCAACAACGCCCGCCAAAAGCGGCTGTTGCAAGAGGCCGGCCATACTGTGCTGGCGCGCGACCTGCTGGCGGAGCCTTGGACGGCGCAATCCCTGCGGCCGTTTTTCGGCCGCTTGCCGGTGGCGGACTGGTTCAACCGGGCGGCGCCCGGGGTGAAAGACGGTTCGGTGTTGCCGGAATGCCTGGATGAAGAGACCGCCCTGGCCTTGATGGTGAGCCAGCCGCTGCTGATCCGCCGGCCGTTGATGCAGGTCGGCGATCAGCGCCGCACGGGCTTTGTGCCGGAAACGGTGGCGGCCTGGATCGGCCTGCGTCCGGCGGCCGCGCCCAGGGGCGATTTGGAGTCCTGCCCGAAAGGACACGCCGAAACCGCCGGGGGCTGCCCATGA
- a CDS encoding ferredoxin translates to MALQINQLCVNCWACEPLCPNTAIYEAKPHFLIDPMKCTECAGDHDDPQCAAICPIEGAIVDDFGVALNPPGSLTGIPPERMARAMAELRSH, encoded by the coding sequence ATGGCATTGCAAATCAACCAACTGTGCGTGAACTGCTGGGCTTGCGAGCCGCTGTGTCCCAACACGGCCATCTACGAAGCCAAGCCCCACTTTCTCATCGACCCGATGAAGTGCACGGAATGCGCCGGGGACCACGACGATCCCCAGTGCGCGGCCATTTGCCCCATCGAAGGGGCCATCGTGGACGACTTCGGCGTGGCGCTGAATCCGCCCGGCTCGCTCACCGGCATTCCGCCCGAGCGCATGGCCCGGGCCATGGCGGAACTGCGTTCCCACTAG
- a CDS encoding PIG-L deacetylase family protein has product MSTPTFVASLLAALWLLSAAAGARAGVPPPLELGQGERVLVLAPHPDDETLSAAGLMHQVLQRQGSARVVIVTAGDAYVEGVERDTGKRHPHAADFLKYGETRLEEARRAVQVLGEGAVRLDLLGFSDGALYPMLVSHWRRVHPEKSEFTGFDHVPYPEAEDEGMVQDGEDLRRQLLAILRDTDPTLIVFPDVMENDSDHAALGMFALLAISDWLSMPGHPPPQPRLLAYLIHWQNHWPPGSSADRPVDLSSQPLYLPDDLPLRGHRRACLPLGALDKELKWDALARYATQQRVMGAFLAAFVRGTECFSVLKSRDSRGIKNVIKQWQHVRKAFDSHPLRRRTIGAAR; this is encoded by the coding sequence ATGTCGACACCGACCTTTGTTGCATCGCTGCTCGCCGCGTTGTGGCTGCTGTCGGCCGCGGCGGGCGCCCGGGCCGGCGTTCCTCCGCCCCTTGAGCTGGGGCAGGGCGAGCGCGTTTTGGTGCTGGCACCCCATCCCGACGACGAAACCCTGAGCGCGGCCGGACTGATGCACCAGGTTTTGCAGCGGCAGGGCAGCGCCCGGGTGGTGATCGTCACCGCCGGCGACGCTTACGTGGAAGGCGTGGAACGGGACACGGGCAAGCGCCATCCGCATGCCGCCGACTTCCTCAAATACGGCGAAACGCGGCTGGAAGAGGCCCGACGCGCCGTCCAGGTGTTGGGCGAAGGCGCTGTGCGGCTGGATTTGCTGGGGTTTTCCGACGGCGCCCTCTATCCCATGCTGGTTTCCCACTGGCGGCGCGTCCACCCGGAAAAATCCGAATTCACCGGCTTCGATCACGTGCCGTACCCGGAAGCGGAAGACGAGGGCATGGTCCAGGACGGCGAAGACCTGCGCAGGCAGCTGCTGGCGATTTTGCGCGACACCGATCCCACCTTGATCGTTTTCCCCGACGTGATGGAAAACGACTCCGACCACGCCGCTTTGGGCATGTTCGCCTTGCTGGCGATCAGCGATTGGTTGTCCATGCCCGGCCATCCGCCGCCGCAGCCCAGGCTGCTGGCTTATTTGATCCACTGGCAGAACCATTGGCCGCCCGGCTCAAGCGCCGACCGGCCGGTAGATTTGAGCAGCCAGCCGCTGTACTTGCCCGACGACCTGCCCTTGCGCGGGCATCGCCGCGCTTGCTTGCCGTTGGGGGCATTGGACAAAGAGCTGAAGTGGGACGCCCTGGCGCGCTACGCCACCCAGCAACGGGTGATGGGCGCCTTCCTCGCCGCATTCGTTCGCGGCACCGAGTGCTTTTCGGTGCTGAAAAGCCGGGACAGCCGGGGCATCAAGAACGTGATCAAGCAGTGGCAGCACGTGCGAAAAGCATTCGACTCCCATCCCCTCCGCCGCCGCACGATCGGCGCGGCCCGCTAG
- a CDS encoding tetratricopeptide repeat protein, which yields MMKAGPKTFMLLTALAAAQTDALAGADHPALSAADEAYSAERYEEAARLYRRDAEFGLVAAQVNLAFLYMDGQGVAQDYKQAALWFGRAAERGNREAQQNLGVLCRDGKGVAQDYVEAYKWFLVAGAASDAVALEKRMAPDQVADAKRRADAWRAKFAPGQGS from the coding sequence ATGATGAAAGCAGGCCCGAAAACCTTCATGCTCTTGACCGCGCTGGCCGCAGCGCAAACCGATGCCTTGGCCGGAGCGGACCATCCCGCCCTCAGCGCCGCCGACGAAGCCTATTCCGCCGAACGGTACGAGGAAGCCGCCCGCTTGTACCGCCGCGACGCCGAGTTCGGCCTCGTCGCCGCCCAGGTGAATTTGGCATTCCTCTACATGGACGGGCAGGGCGTCGCGCAGGATTACAAGCAGGCGGCGCTGTGGTTCGGTCGCGCCGCCGAGCGCGGCAACCGGGAGGCGCAGCAGAACCTGGGGGTGTTGTGCCGGGACGGCAAGGGCGTGGCGCAGGATTATGTGGAAGCGTACAAATGGTTCCTCGTCGCCGGCGCGGCGAGCGACGCGGTGGCGCTGGAAAAGCGGATGGCGCCGGACCAGGTGGCCGACGCCAAGCGGCGGGCGGACGCTTGGCGCGCCAAATTCGCGCCGGGCCAGGGGAGCTGA